A stretch of DNA from Salvelinus sp. IW2-2015 linkage group LG20, ASM291031v2, whole genome shotgun sequence:
ATGTGACAGTTGACTCAGACAGCTCAGCAGTCAACCTCACCATGGGGGCCTTCGGCATGGAATGTGGGAAAGAATGTTATGCCATCAGTATCGCAGCAGCCATGACGTTTTTGGTTGGGATTTACCAGGTACattttcaattaaaacactctgatTCATCACTCTCAAAACTGCTTTGAAGATTTTGTGAAACAGATGTAACAATTACTCCTGAAATTATTTTACTTGATTAAACACTGATGTCATAAACATCGTAGatcacctacagatgtaggatcttaatatgaACCATAATTCTACAGCAGAAAataaatcctgcagcaacaggaaattatatagattataattaatgggaatgtattgtaggggttgatacatttttcattagggcaaatcaagtctgacatttttaagtggaaattacgaactttagaagcctttttaagccttgaatacgctacaagtttgcatttcctgctgtacaGGAAAGTTCTCACCaataaaagagtgatcaaatgaagatcctacatctgtatatcaaAGATGACTGTGCTGAATATATTGACCTTCAGAATAGATTAAATGAACTATCTGATAAAAATGGTTGTCTCCTTCCAGGTATTGATGGCTGTGTTCAGACTGGGCTTTGTCTCCGTCTATCTCTCTGCTCCCATGCTGGACGGCTTCGCCACTGGCGCCTCGTTCACCATCCTCACCGTCCAAGCCAAGTACCTCCTGGGGCTCAAGATCCCTCGCCACCAGGGCTACGGAACAGTGGTGGTCACCTGGATCAACATCTTAAGCAACATCCAGAATACCAACTACTGTGACCTGATCACCAGTGCCATCTGCATCTCCGTCCTGGTGGCGGGGAAGGAGCTCCAAGAGCGTTACAAGGACCGTCTTAAGATCCCCCTGCCCACAGAGCTGGTGGTGGTGGCGATCGCTACACTGGCGTCCCACTTTGGAGACTTTCATAGACGGTACGACTCCAATGTCTCTGGGGCTATCCCCACAGGCTTCATCCCCCCTAAGGTGCCCAGTTTTGGGTTGATGCCCCGGGTGGCCTTCGACGCCATGCCACTGGCTGTGATCAGCTTTGCCTTCACGGTTTCCCTCTCTGAGATGTTTGCCAAGAAGAACGGCTACACCGTTCGCCCCAACCAGGAGATGATGGCCATTGCTTTCTGTAACATCATCCCTTCTTTCTTCCACTGTTTTACCACCAGCGCTGCCCTGGCTAAGACTATGGTGAAAGACTCCACGGGCTGCCAGACTCAGGTCTCCAGCATTGTGAGTGCCTTCGTCGTTCTCCTGGTCCTACTCTTCTTTGCCCCCCTCTTTTACTCCCTCCAGAAGTGCGTCCTGGCCTGTATCATCATCGTCAGCCTGAGGGGCGCTCTCCGTAAGTTCAGAGACGTGCCCAGTAAGTGGCGCGTCAGTAAGATGGACGCTATTGTCTGGATGGTGACGATGAGTGCCTCAGCTCTGATCAGTGTGGAGATGGGGCTGGTGGTTGGGGTCGTTTTCTCTATGCTCTGTATCATCGTCCAGACCCAGAATCCCAAGGTTTCTCTGCTGGGACAGATCCATGACACTGCCCACTACGAGGACATGGAGGAGTATGAAAACCTCATGTCTCTCCCTAAAGTAAAGATCTTCCGCTTCCAGGCCCCGCTGTACTATGCAAACAAGGACTTCTTCCTGAAGTCTCTGTACAAAGCCGTGGGCTTGGCACCCTTCCTGGAGATGACCAGGAGGAGGAAAGCAGAGAAAAAAGCCGGAACACTGGCAGAGAAGGAGGCTGTGAGAGCCGACAAGACTAATGGAGAGGTAAAGGTAGGGCTGGGGTCCAGAGAACTTGACTTACATACGATCATCCTAGACTGCTCTGCCATGCCCTTCATAGACTCAACAGGGATGCAAACCTTCAAAGGGATCCTTAAAGACTATAAGGAGGTGTGTGTCACGGTGCTGCTAGCGAGCTGTAACACCACGGTCATAGATTCTCTCAGACAAGGCTCTTTCTTTGGGAAGGCTGACAAAGACATGGAAAACTTGTCATTTTATACTGTACATGCTGCAGTTCGATTTGCCAATGACAGGGCAGCTTCTACATcagagctctccaaccctgttcctcgagagctaccgtcctgtaggttctcgatccaaccctaatctagcacagtTTTTAGTTGATAAACTGAGTCAAGTTAGTTAAAACTGGGGTTggagtaaaaacctacaggaggctagctctccaggaacagagttgtTGAACCCCGATCTACATCCATTGGTGACGcacagaaggttggtggcaccttcattggggaggacaggctcgtggtaatggctggagcggaatcagtgaaatgctaccaaatacatcaaacacatggtttccatgtacttgatgccattccattggttGCGTTCcgggcattattatgagccgtccttccctccgcagcctccactggaccagagccatatatatccaaataaaTGGAAATGGAAATAAATGGCTCTGGTGTAGACTGAGACAGAAGAACAAGGGTTTTTTATATGAGGGAGAATGAGTAGTTGAAGAGTTAAATAATGTATTATCAAGATTATGAAAGATAAAGTGAGCAAACAGCATCACTGGTAATTTTGCTCCTCACTTAGAGGCATCAAtacataattttttacattttaatagaTGAATATGCTGATTAAGAATCCTCAAATGGAATAATGCCAAAAGGGAAGTGTTTGGAGGGAGATTTTACTTGACTCCTCAATCAATACATAACCTACAGCTACAGTTAACATTATAGGAACCTATTGAacttttcaacaacaaaatattCCCTTAATGTTATACTTGAATTATAAGACAAGCAAGCTTTTGTACAGTGATGACCATGTGTTAGTGATACTGTTAATGCGCTGGATGTTTTAGATGGGATTTATGATTGACCATCCAATTAATAATCAAGGGAGTATCAATCTATTTTatgttacattttgagtttgaccAGGACAGATTCACCGTAACATAGTACATTTCGACTTCACAATTTATTTTCTAAAACACAACCTATGGTTACTAATCCAATATGTTACCTCAAGATTTAGAATATTAGTTGACTTTTCAGATTAATTTTGGAAGTTTGGAATTTCATCAAATAATTAAATTCCCATTTAATATTTCTTAAAATATGTACATTTAAGTTAACAAAAGAAACAATCATTTTGTATATTTATACAGTATCTGGAAATCCATGGTTTAATAAACTATTAATTTAAATGACTAATGATTTTGAAACTGTGAAGTTATAATGAATGCCATTTTCAGCACGCAGTGTGTCAATTATtaactgccaaaataacatgGAGCATTGGGCAACACTTTGTCTGTGCTCAGCCATATACAGCCTAGGCCCACTACTTTGTTTGATCAATTCATAATTTGTTCCATCGGTATGACATAgataattgtacattttttcaatttttatttagcatagtcaagtcagttaagaacaaattgttatttacaatgacggcctaccccggccaaaccctaacccggacgacgctgagcaaATTGTGCCgcgccccatgggactcccaatcaccgccGGTGTGatgtgatgcctctagcactgagatgcagtaccttagaccgatGCGCCACTTGGAGGCCCCCAAGTGGCATGTATTATGGTGACTTTTCCTATTGCAGGTTCAAACATATGTCCAGAATATTACAGACATTGATTACAATTTGATCTAACtgtttattgaaaatgtattgaatgcACTGTCTAACGTGTCCATCTAAATAGCTGGCTACAGTATTTTGACTGACAACGTTCAGTACTGAAGTGAAAATGTAATGTAGCTTACTATCCACTTGAAGGAGGCAGAGAGCCTCTCTGACCAAAAAGAGAAAAGGGGAGTGTCATTAGTGAATAGCACCATTGCTTCGTCGCGGCTATAATGACAATTCAAACCAGCCAGCCACACGTCTTTTTAAtttaatgtaaaacatttatattcGTCAATAGCTACCTAGTTTTCGGGGCAGCAATGTCAAGCCGGAGGAGGTAAGTTGACTTTGTTTGCTAGCTAAAGTGGCTATCATTAACCAGACTAGAAAGGAGTTAACGTTAGCTATACTTATCTCTAGTTAAGTTTTCTGTAGCAATGTGTGAATTAAATCAGAAGTAGCTACCACAATGCAAAAAGCCAATGGCATTGCTGGGATAGGGGAACGTTTCATTCTAGACTACTCTTATTCTGACAATGACTATAGTAGGTTAGCTAAATTAGGTAattccgcgttcaaaacaactggtaaCTTGTAAATATCGGACTTGTGTGTTCAGGACAATTGGGACCCCGAGAAAAAAAGAGGTCCGACTGGCGAAAAAAATCTTTAATGGTCAtctaactcggaattccaactcaaGAACTCGGGCCTATTTCTAGAACTctaactttccgacctgaagatcagcCGTCATGATTTGACAACGTCATTTTTAGGGTTCCCAGGTGTCTTGAACGTACCAATAGTTAAACACACTTTGTTTTCTAGATCgggtgtattcattacagaaCACGTTCAGTTTAATAACCAAACAGAACTAAACTCGTTTTTGTacaagaaacgttttgcaacagaatcggcgcaaTGAATAGACCCGTGGGGCAAGAGGAGTCTTCAACGCGCTTTATCGTTACATTCATCCCCACATCACATACTTTTATTAGTGACTGGCTTTAACACACTTTTGTTATTAAAGTAAAAATGTTGCTAGAGTAGTGACAAACCTTCCTCTGCTAGAACCACCAGACTAACGTTAGCTCCCGAGTCATAGTACAGATCCAACCCAGGCGAGGCGGGTCATGACTAATTACCACAGCCCgtagagaatgatagaggtctctagtggccaaaaggcctcATTTGCATGGGTTGCCCCATGGAGGACTTCCACAATtgtaatgtagtcaactgggtgggacttctaacttcattggctgatccctcctggtgaccctgttcaagtcatgacattaatttggggaccaatgacattaatttggggacaggtcgaaaagcattaaacatgtatggcaatttagctagttagcttgcacttgctagctaatgttaatttgtcctatttagttagcttgctgttgctagctaatttgtcctgggatataaacattgagttgttattttacctgaaatgcagaaggacctctactccgacaattaatccacacatataacggccaaccaaatcgtttctagtcatctctcctccttccagggtttttcatctttgaacttatatggtgatctcatctaaactttcatagtattgtaatgaaacagcagggagtaGGTCTCAAACCCTCgacctagcccgaggtccggcgcgctatcgactgtgccgcaaaagcatgctcaagcagcagagtcgatttccgcgcttataaacccagggtcgttacactactccctcctttcagaGAGCGCGTCCTCACGCTACCTTGTGACTCTaagtcttacaggaacgcgctcaccggccaagcacacgcactgtcggggatgcaaggtccgatcacttctgacaccaatgtaatgaaacaggcagggagcaggtctcgaacccttgaccttctagcccgaggtccggcgcgctatcgactgtgccgcaaaagcatgctccagcggcagagtcgatttctgcgcttataaacccagggttgttacagtattaccacgacaaccggcaacaaagttcgtctttcaatcacccacgtgggtataaccaatgaggagatggcacgtgggtacctgcttctataaaccaatgaggagatgggagaggcaggactttcagcgtgatctgcgtcagaaataggaatgacttctattttagcccttggcatcgcagacgctcgcgagcagtgtgggtgcaataattgaataacatggatttctaaatgtattttgcaacgcacgcgacgtgtccggtctggtcagcatgtaagggaaTGCCTACCCCGTGAAAGGAAAACACCAACGAGATGCTTCACATGTATActtccggtgaaatatctggctcattttACTATCTGTGatagcgctgcccatgctgtcacagacactaaATAAAATGGCACCGATACAATGACGAGTCCTCTATCTCAATGCCAcatccacaaagtcataattatggctaaaccctgcctatttctaaaaCGTATCTGcttttaaccacactgctaaccttattcctaaccttaaattaagaccagaaAGTAAGTTTTTGTTCATGTATTTTTACGATTTAGCCAAttttggctgtggtaactagtggcaACCCGGTGAAAACCCAATCTGCGCCGTTCGGCAACATGATCTATTGTTAAGAAACATACAACATCTCCTTTCCATAAAGTATATATTCAAATTTTCATACTAGATTTCATTGGAAAGGCAGAGcgtttatcaaaagcaatcacttttgcatgtgaacaCACAGAATAGTACTCATTACTCCACATCCATAATCTACCTCACTTTCGTTTTGAGTGAACTTTGCCAACGAATGCAATCACTCTTCACCCGGTGCAAACTACTTTTGCCcggaccaggggtgtattcattaagccaattttgttgcaaaatgttttgtctgTTCAACGTGACGTAAAAGCGGTCGGGTTCTTAAACGGAAGTTGTAGTTGATTTTAATTGTATGATTTCCACGCATTGCCATTTCAATCTGAATAGTCTGCGATGTGTTttagacaaaatatccacaggaaaataGTATTAAACAGACTTCAAAATgcgggtctctgtgtgtggcagTCAATACTTGTTTTCTCATCGGCTAAGACACGTACACAAGACAGAAGTGTACATGGACAGGATACAACAAAAGTCTTGCAGGTGTTTGCATGGTGTAAGCATGTGCCAGGTGACAGATATCACAACGCCAGTCCCGGCGCTCTAATAATTCAGGTAAAcaacactttcctgtggatatttagTCTCACATTTTGACCAGCTGAAGGACCAACTGCACAGACAACCAGTAGAGTAAGTGCAAATGTAATTTTATACAAgattctggcttgtaaggaaacTTTCCAAGTTTTTGCAGTGCTTGGTTTGACTATACCAATAATTGGTATCATTGCCAATTTATTAAGTAATGTGTTTGTGAATGGAGCTGAAgtatgggactaaaaacaaacaaaagataactattgtaaattataaactgggtagtttgagccctgaatgctgattggctgacagctctgGTATATCAGCCCGTATACCACGGTCttgacatgtatttttactgctctaattaagttggtaaccagttgcgtcgtgcctaagaacagcccttggccatggtatattggccatataccacaccctctcatgccttattgcttaaatatactgtcagtaaaatgtatgtatacgCTGGATGTAGAAGCCTGAAAAatattaaagaaaataatatagatattttttatacagtaccagtcaaaagtttggacacctactcattcaatggtttttctttattttactattttctacattgtagaataatagtgaagacatcaaaactatgaaataacacatatggaatcatggagtaaacaaaacaagggtaaaaaattaaaataattcatctaaatatatttgattcttcaaaatagccaccctttgccttgatgacagcattgcacactcttcgcattctctcaaccagctggttgaggtagtcacctagaatgcatttcaattaacagttgtgccttaagttaatttgtggaatttctttccttaatgcgtttgagccaatcagttgtgttgtgacaaggtagggttggtatacagaagatagccctatttagtaaaagcaaagagaaacgacagtacatcattactttaagacatgaaggtcagtcaatccggaacatttcaagaactttgaacgtttcttcaagtgcagtcacaaaagccatcaagctatgatgaaactggctctcatgaggaccgccactggaaaggaagacacagagttacctctgctgcaaataagttcattagagttaagagcctcagaaattggcaattaactgcacctcagattgcagcccaaataaatgcttcagagttcaactaacagacacatctcaacatcaactgttcagaggagactgcatggttgaattgctgcaaaaaaaacactactaaaggacaccaagaagatacttgcttgggccaagaaacactagcgatggacattagaccggtggaaatctgccctttttgttctgatgagtccaaatttgggatttttggttccaactgccgtatctttgtgagatgcagagtaagcgaacagatgatctctgcatgtgtggttcccaccctttgctggtgacactgtctgggatttatttagaattcaaggcaaacttaaccagcatgcctaccacagcattctgcagcgatacgtcatcccatctggtttgggcttagtaggactataatttgttttttcaacaggaaattacccaaaacacacctcccaggctgtgtaaggcctatttgaccaagaaggagagtgatggagttctgcatcagatgacctggcctccacaatcacccaacctcaacccaattgcgatggtttgggatgagttggaccgcagagtgaaggaaaagcagccaacaagtgctcagcatatgtgggaactccttcaagactgttggaaaagcattccagttgaagctggttgagaaaatgcccagattatgcaaagctgtcatcaaggcaaagggtggctactttgaagaataaaatatatatttatttgtttgacacttttttggggggggttactacatgattttatagttttgatgtcttctattattctactataTAGAAAATAtccatacaaataaagaaaaacccttgaatgagtaggtgtgtcaacttttgactggtactatgtataaaatatatatatatatatatacactgctcaaaaaaataaagggaacacttaaacaacacaatgtaactccaagtcaatcacacttctgctgaaattcaaactgtccacttaggaagcaacactgattacaataaatttcacatgctgttgtgcaaatggaatagacaaaaggtggaaattataggcaattagcaagacacccccaataaaggaatggttctgcaggtggtgaccacagaccactttctcagttcctatgcttcctggctgatgtttggtcacttttgaatgctggcggtgctttcactctagtggtagcatgagacggagtctacaaccacacaagtggctcaggtagtgcagttcatccaggatggcacatcaatgcgagctgtggcaaaaaggtttgctgtgtctgtcagcgtagtgtccagagcatggaggcgctaccaggagacaggccagtacatcaggagacgtggaggaggccgtaggaggcaacaacccagcagcaggaccgttacctccgcctttgtgcaaggaggtcactgccagagccctgcaaaatgacctccagcagtccACAaaagtgcatgtgtctgctcaaacggtcagaaacagactccatgagggtggtatgaggcccgacgtccacaggtgggggttgtgcttacagcccaacaccgtgcaggatgtttggcatttgccagagaacaccaagattggcaaattcgccactggtgccctgtgctcttcacagatgaaagcaggttcacattgagcacatgagcacatgtgacagtcgtgacagagtctggagacgccctggagaatgttctgctgcctgcaacatcctccagcatgaccggtttggcggtgggtcagtcatggtgtggggtggcatttctttgtggggccgcacagccctccatgtgctcgccagaggtagcctgactgccattaggtaccgagatgagatcctcagaccctttgtgaagccatatgctgacacatgcacatttgtggcctgctggaggtcattttgcagggctctggcagtgcacctccttgcacaaaggcggaggtaacggtcctgctgctgggttgttgccctccctacggcctcctccacgtctctcgatgactggcctgtctcctgtagcgcctccatgctctggacactacgctgacatacacagcaaacctttttgccacagctcgcattgatgtggaTTCCtgggatgaactgcactacctgagccactggttgtggttgtagactccgtctcatgctaccactagagcgaaagcaccgccagcattcaaaagtgaccaaaacatcagccaggaagcataggaactgagaagtgtctgtggtcaccacctgcagaaccattcctttattgggtgtcttgctaattgcctataatttccaccttttgtctattccatttgcacaacagcatgtgacatttattgtcaatcagtgttgcttcctaagtggacagtttgatttcacagaagtgtgattgacttggagttacattgtgttgtttaagtgttcccttattttttgagcagtgtatatatatatatatatatatatatatatacatatatatatatatattattatatatatatatatatatatatatatatatatatggggattggaaatgatgcagacaattacattgacagaatctatctgcaatattaaagctgatctaccccctaaaaaaatattgtttttgcagTGCTTTGTTTCAAACTGTATACCAATAATTGGTATCATATTCAGATTTGTTAGGCAATGTGTTTGCTACTTAGCCAGCTGAAGTTACCAAATGTGATGGTCATGTCACTCATCTCTGCAGTGAAGCCCTGGCTTTCTCGCTAGTGACTGGTATAAACCATGCCATGGCCAGGCTGGTGGACATCTGGGATAGCATGGGCattatggaggagcagagggtaGAGCGGATGGAGACGGTGAAGAAACACATTGAGGTGAGGCTTCAGGAAACAGGAAATGTAGATTAACTGAAAATGAAACGGAAGCCTTGTCAAGTCTTGTCAAGTAACTAATTAACAGACTGATATGACATTCCTTTCCTAATCTAAAGGGCCTTATGAATGACATGATCACTGAGGAGGAAGCTTTGAAGCACCGCATCCGAACCAATATCATCACTTTTGAAAAACAGTTGGATACCTTGTGTCTGGAAATGTCAATGGATCCATACAAAGTAAGTGGTTATTTCTTCAGgcttaacaacaacaacagtaaaggTTGGTCTTTAAAGGGGCTGTGTCTCAATAGTTTAGCTGGTTCCACCCCTTGACTCTTTTCCTTCCATTGTGCTAACCTCCTGTCTCCATCTTGTCCACCTGTCAGTTGGAGGAGGGTCTGACAGTCCTCCAGATCGAGAAGAACCTGCGTCTGCGTATGGAGGTTCTGACCAAGGAGAAGGGGGACCGTTTGAAGGAGCTACACGGACTGCAGCAGCAGGATAAGGAACTGTGCTTGGAGCTGTGCGTCACTCCCTATTATGTTCCCACAGGCAGCATGCCCTCACGCACTCAGCTGCAGGAGCTCCGGGAGCACCTCAAGACCCTCAGTGAAGAAAAGGTATTGCAACAGCTGCCAGGATGGCAAGACTGTTTAGTGTGAATGTCATGAATACCTGACTCAAGTATTATTAAGCACACTATtattaatttcttattttttaagtCTCTTTTGTGGTCTTGTGATGTTTGTCTTTTGTTGCAAGCATCTCGTCTCTTGTCCCTCCCTTCCCCCGTTCTGTAGAAGAGTCGTGCAAAGGTGTTCTCGGGGCTGCGTGAGGACATCAGGAAGCTCATGGAGGACATGGGTCATAAACCAGAAACCAGTCTGGAGAAGGAGTCGGTGTGTCACGGCGAGGAGATATTCCTGCTCACGCATGAAAACATCAAAGCCCTCCAACTGCTGTTGTCCCAGGTACTGAAAATAATTTTATAAAACTTACTAATGATTACTCaaagatttttgttgttttggttctaGGACTTTTGACCAATTATATTAGTATATTTTTGTTTAGATGAAGGTCAAGAAGGAATCCCTGATGAATACTCTGGCTGAGCTGAAAGAACGAGCTATGTGCCTGTGGAATCGTCTGGAAGCGCTGGAGCAAGATCGCACTGCGTTCCAGGAGAGTGTGCAGGGTACCCTTTCTGACCAAATCACACAGGTTGGAACTCCCTTTTCCTTCATACCTCTCCTTCACCACTGTGTTGGACAAAGCTTCACTGGCATACCACTGCAAAACAGTAAACATGGCACCATAACTATTAAGTTTCCCCAGAATTGGCTAACAAGGGAACAGAGAATACCTCTACAATGGTGCTAGACACCACGGTGTTTGACAGTCCTGTATCAttagggcagtgtttcccaactccagtaccttcaacagtacacatttttgttgtagtttCCTTAATTTCTTAAGGAACAAGTTCAGCTGGTACCTCCTCATGTCACTGTTTCAGAGATGTATTTTTACTCCTACTGAAACTGACCCTGTTGCCCTTCCAGTGGCAGGGGGAGGTGGACTGTCTGACAGTCCTGCAGAAAGCCATGTTGGAGGATGTGATTGACAAGGTCCGACAGGAACTAGTGGCTCTCTGGGACAAGTGCAACCAGGGCCCTGAGCAGCG
This window harbors:
- the LOC111981580 gene encoding protein regulator of cytokinesis 1 isoform X5 produces the protein MSSRRSEALAFSLVTGINHAMARLVDIWDSMGIMEEQRVERMETVKKHIEGLMNDMITEEEALKHRIRTNIITFEKQLDTLCLEMSMDPYKLEEGLTVLQIEKNLRLRMEVLTKEKGDRLKELHGLQQQDKELCLELCVTPYYVPTGSMPSRTQLQELREHLKTLSEEKKSRAKVFSGLREDIRKLMEDMGHKPETSLEKESVCHGEEIFLLTHENIKALQLLLSQMKVKKESLMNTLAELKERAMCLWNRLEALEQDRTAFQESVQGTLSDQITQWQGEVDCLTVLQKAMLEDVIDKVRQELVALWDKCNQGPEQREPFNAHICDDDFTEELLALHDAELLKVKNYYDQAKPLLEVLQKWEKYWALFQDFEKKANDPNRFSNRGGALLKEAKEKVKVQKMLPKLEEELRTGVESWEKDQGSAFLVQGQRVMTYISSQWEEHKQQRGKEKSERAITSKKGEMTTLFKTPTKRAHGGMNTLTPNKIRKQTPAQPIMVRSVSCSSSSTFISVPSSKPPLSQVQMQQKTRSLERSSSRQRTPLQEYNGTEGKKPVDISYSDFTNSTNWL
- the LOC111981580 gene encoding protein regulator of cytokinesis 1 isoform X6 produces the protein MSSRRSEALAFSLVTGINHAMARLVDIWDSMGIMEEQRVERMETVKKHIEGLMNDMITEEEALKHRIRTNIITFEKQLDTLCLEMSMDPYKLEEGLTVLQIEKNLRLRMEVLTKEKGDRLKELHGLQQQDKELCLELCVTPYYVPTGSMPSRTQLQELREHLKTLSEEKKSRAKVFSGLREDIRKLMEDMGHKPETSLEKESVCHGEEIFLLTHENIKALQLLLSQMKVKKESLMNTLAELKERAMCLWNRLEALEQDRTAFQESVQGTLSDQITQWQGEVDCLTVLQKAMLEDVIDKVRQELVALWDKCNQGPEQREPFNAHICDDDFTEELLALHDAELLKVKNYYDQAKPLLEVLQKWEKYWALFQDFEKKANDPNRFSNRGGALLKEAKEKVKVQKMLPKLEEELRTGVESWEKDQGSAFLVQGQRVMTYISSQWEEHKQQRGKEKSERAITSKKGEMTTLFKTPTKRAHGGMNTLTPNKIRKTPAQPIMVRSVSCSSSSTFISVPSSKPPLSQVQMQQKTRSLERSSSRQRTPLQEYNGTEGKKPVDISYSDFTNSTNWL